The Phyllopteryx taeniolatus isolate TA_2022b chromosome 19, UOR_Ptae_1.2, whole genome shotgun sequence genome includes the window GATATAAttagtttcattttaaaattttaaacaaatcatttatctttgtttttttgttataatatttcaattttgtttattgttttattcttttttcatttatttaaaaggtCCAACATTTATACCCACTGTTAAGTGTCGGTATTACTtagttatatttttgtgttttaatttcattaaattatttttgtttctttatattgtatttttttatttcaagcattatctattatatatatatattatatattaatttgTGCTAATTGCTAATTGtgctaatttttaaaatgtaattcttttttttaaatttagaacCATTATAAAGTGTAGGactttttattagatttttaattttatgtttatttatttattggatgacatttttttgcattaacacccaatgtttttttcattcaggGATTTACTCATGTTTACACTAACTTATTTTTACTCTACATTTTTGGTTTATATTGACACCCATAATaaaagattttgttgtttttattttcaatttatttttgaattcaCACCCATGagatttttaataaatgtacttattttcatttgaggcattcatttatttatccgttttgcttccatttttaCAGTTTGTGCGCATCcgtcaaaagtaaaaaaatccaGTGAGCTCGCCACCTACAGGCGCGGCATGCACATAACAGGCTGTGTTCTGTCTCGCGAACGCAGCAGTGAGGAGGAAATCCAATTTTCCGGCTGTTTTTCTCTCGTTGGCCCGGATTAATTTGACGCCGGGCTCATCCGCTTTGCTCTCGCTCCATTTGACGCCTTAGTGGAAATTGATTTCCTTTGTTGACACGCTTAAGACGCGTCATTTACACTCGTCACTCCTCTCTTTTTgtgtgctgcaaaaaaaaaataggaatacTGACACTCTTTTCATCTGTGAGCTTGTTTATGGTCGGCGAACCCGTCCGGCTTCTCTCCTCATCCTTGTTGTTTTCTTCCACCAATCAGAAGGTGGCCTCATGGTCACATGACTGTGACCTCCTGCTGAACTTTGAATGCTCACCAGTGGGCCTGCTGGTAAAATATTGCATTTCTCACCAAGTTTCACACGacttgctgtgttttttttcccccaactaaAATCTTGActttaattatgattttttttttttttttttttgtgaaatgaaGAAACACACCAGAAAAGAACATCTGacttttattatgattatgctTGATGATTataataaactaaataaataattgtattattatgactcttcagatttttcaaaatgaagaaatgttaatctgaaaaaaaagaaagaaatgttgcCTTTCTAAATTTGATTCTCTAAAATTTCAAGAATcgcagaaaaatgaaaaagtgacttttattttatttggatttttttgcagTTGTCCTCCTCACCCCcaccccgaaaaaaaaaaaaaaaaaaaatcaaagttcCAATCTGACTGGTTTGAGGCGCTCctcgctcccccccccccccatcgatAAAGCGCCTCTTCGTAGAGACGGGAGGGGGTTGGGGGTTACTTGTTATTCCTCTGCCTGTGCCTGCCTGTGTTGATGTGGCAAGATGGCGAGGTAAACGACGGCGCCTGAGCGAGGATGAGGCCTCTTCTTATCGGTGGGCGTGCACCTGCGGGGGGGTGACGAGTCACCTCCACGTCGCTCCTTATCGCCTGATGAATGAGCGCAGGTGCGGCGGCACGTCCTCGCTCGATTACGTCCGCGTTATCCCGCGTCGTCTGCTGCAGCATTCGCTGACCTCCGTTACCTTCGAACATTTTCTTTcgtagaaaaaaaggaattcttTCTTTCGTCCATTCTTAACTCTTGATCCGCGTAAGAAACACTATTTTCTGACGATATAATCCCTCCTCCGACCCACTAAGATCGGATGTCCGACCCGGCCCGCGTCCTTATCGGCGCTTCCATATTGCGACTCTGTTCTCCAGAAATTGCAATTTCAAGATTTGAGCCTCCAACAGACTTTCCGAAAGCGGTTAAGGGTTAAAGTGAGCAACATGAAGAAAGCTTGCACaagctggtggtttttaggCATTTGTGGGAATCGGCACATGTCGCAACACCATGTGACTTTTACAAAGCGTCATCCGCAAGTGAGTCGTCCAATTTGCTACGCCGGCAGAAACGCAACAACTTCCTGGTTTTGTCCCACTCCCCCCTGCGGTTCCTACTAACGCGGCTCACGTTATGCTGCGTGTGCACCGATGACTTACGCTTCTGAAAACATGAATCAATGCTCGTTTCTCTTCCCGTCAGGGAGGCGTCATCGGAAGAGGTGGCCTCTTGTCACCACCTCATCATGGACAGTAGCCTCGCCTCCTCCAAGTCGTGGCCTCCCGCTGCGAGACGGCAGTCGCAGACCGTGAGCCGCATGGACTACAAGTACACCCTGCTGGGCGCACAGGGGGACGACTATTGCAAGAGGCCGCTGCTGCTGCAGGTGGACACGGCGCCCGCGAACCTGTTCGCCGTCCTGGAGGTGAAGGCCGAGCTCCCGAGGAGGCGGAGCGCGCCGGCCTCCTTCCGCCGGGCGCGCCTGTGCGGCGTCCTGCTCGGCGCGGCCGTCACGTTCGTCATCATGGCCTCGTACGTCCTGACGGGTGGCGGGAAGGACCCCCTGCTCACGCCGTCGTCTTATCACCGCTTGCTCAGCCCCCCGGGACCCTTCGCCTTCGACTTGTCGTCGGCCAAGGACTACGCGCAACTGCAGCCGGTGCTCAAGTCCATCGCGTCCAAGGTGGAGTTCCGCGCTGGACGACAGTTGCCGGAGCTCAAGGCCCTGATTCGCAGCGAGCAACATGTGAGTGACGACGTCGAGTCAATCTGGTCATGTGGTCGCGATGACGGTTAGCGCGTCgtctgcctttgtcttttcaGACTTTCTGAGACTTTATTGTGGGTCTACTCAGGAGAGACTTGTCCACCAAATTGCAAGTTACTAAGTCAAACTGCGTTTTGAGAAAAGTTTTGGTGGGTCTTCTCATGATGGgcaagcctaccaaatttcaatgTTAGTGAATTTTGGGAACCTGGTTGGGATTGGTGGGCAGCAACACGTATGTATAGGTAGATAGGCCACGCCCATTTTGAGCTCCATGCCGACACTTagctagggaggtcaaagtcgtcaATGTGCGCGGACGACAAGAAAACCGAAAGAGCAAGGATGCCGGTACATTGTGCCGCACACGCTTGCACACACCGCCGTACAAATTACGCCAACTGGGAGTCCTTTCGGATGcaaagaaatttttttgttgttgcttttcccCCCCTTCCAAATGTTGTATTTGGATAGCATccgctttggcattgacaaaaccGTAACCCTCAttaaaatcggttgagaaatgagcaagttacgacttaatttcactGTTCAGGcattgccttctatgggaacgACGACCTCCCCAACACGGCCGCTTCGAAGGCAACGTCGGTTAGCGAGCCGATAGCTATTCTTCATATCTATGGGCAGCACGCTAGCAAAGTGATTATATCGTCGACCTGAAAGTTCTCCCTGATAATGGCAGCTTTCGACCAAAATGGGAGACTTCCTGGGTCTTTTCACGCATTTTTTTCATGAGAGGCCTGGCTAGCAAATTTCATGTTCCTCAAAGAAACTAAAGATACTCCTCGCCACTCACTAccagacaatatttttttttttaaaaccagcaTGCACACGCCGCAGTTGGCTTGCGTGCTGATGATTTCAATCTTGTGAAGTCAAGTCTCGAAGTCTTCCATCAGGTCTTAGATTGGCCGTTAATTCCAACGCTGGCGACTTGTGCCTCCGCTGTTCGCATTCCTCGGCCGCGGCGCTAATGAAAAGCAGCGTGGCCGCCACACGGGACGATCGATATCCCGCATCCGGCGTATCTGGCCGTTAATTGCATTTGAAAGCGCTGCCGTCTGGCTTTGTTAGCCTTTTTAATGGCGAGACGCTCCGGAATGCGAGGAGAATGTGAGCGTTGTCTGTTCTGCGCTCTTCAAACGTTTTGCGTTTATGTCTCTGTAAAGACACCCGTCGTCGTCGATCCAAGTATCGAAAATATCGATACCGAGATTGGCATTGATATGGATCAATAGGAATGTAGTGCAATTGATATTTTAATTTCACTTCAGGACAGATAATCTGACACACCGTTTGTCGTATTTACGCGTGATGCGTTCAGGAATCGGTCTCGTGTCTTGGGCCGATTAAATTttagtattttctttttgaccTTGAATTTTGCCCAAATTCTGTCCTGGGTTTTAATGAATTCATAATTCAGCTTTGTATGCTCTGTTCAAGTCATCTTCATTTCCCAGAAGCAAACGTTccaaaatgaaaggaaatcaATGGATGTAGCTCCAGAGTGAGTAGGTCACGAAAAGGGCAGGAGGCCTCTCGGAATGTCAACAGACAAAGACCAAAACAAACTTGGACTAGTCTACtttagttgaaaaaaatgcCCGAAGGTTTCAAGCTACTACGTTTGCCCGTCAACCTCAACCGATTGGCCGGTCCGTGTTTCAAGGTTTCAAGACTGTCATCCAATATGTTGGCTTGACTTGAGTTTTGTTAAACTCTGTCCTGACATGTTCCATCTCAcgtcaaaaccaaaaaacaacaacaacaacaacagatttggaaaaacGGCATTGTTCCAGTTATTGTCCTCATGCAGCAACATGCAAACGAACTTGTGGTTCAACTCCAAAGtgtaaaaagttgtttttgaaaAGGTTTCACGTATCTCGCAAGTCCGCCATTGCACTGTACGCTGCGGCGCTGACTATTCGCAATACATCGGCGCCTGGCAATACGAGCTTCATTTGTCCCGTAACCGTAATTTACGGTTTCTGCGCTGAATTGACGCGTTTCTTTTTCGTCTCTCCAGATGTTTTCAGTCACCCCCCGCCAATTCCTCCCGGGTTTCCGCAACCCCTGCTGGTACGAGGAGTACGCCGGCAACGTCACCTCGGACCCGTACCGCACCAACTTGTACGCGCGCTACGCCCGCAGCTTCCGCACCGTCTTCCAGCACTTGAGGAGCACGTTCCGAAATCACTTGTTGAGCCGCGACGGTAAACTCTTGCGCATCCGCTGCCTGCCGTATTTCTACATCATCGGGCAGCCAAAGTGCGGCACCACCGATCTTTACGACCGCTTGCGGCTGCACCCCGACGTCAAGTTCTCCACCTTCAAAGAGCCGCACTGGTGGACTCGCAAGAGGTTCGGTGAGTTTGCCCGATGCTCGGAACGTCGCTTTATTGACAAACCCGTTAAACtcgccccaaaaaacaacaacataattcAGTGCGGTATAATTGGCGCCTCAAAAAGTTGTTTCCCGATGAAAACGTAGGCGGTTGCAGTTTTTTGCGAGTCGGTAAGTGCGTGCGTGTCAATCGCCACGTGTGCGGTTCTGAGCCGCCGACGTGATGTTGCCCCGAGCTTAAAagtctgcatgttttttgaaACGATAACGCGTGGAACTCGTCGGGTTtcatacatttgagtaagcctgttttgttcaAAATGGCGCTCGCCGTAACGCTTGACTGCCCGCGATTACGGCGCCGATGAGCTCACGACAGCGGCGCACACTCCCGCGCAGCGCGTCAATAAGCTCCCGAAGCCGAACAGCTGCCGCGCTAGAGCAGGACGACGACTCCGGTTGCGCTGCGATTTCCCCGCCGCGCGCGGGTGCAACTGTATCCTCTtctgaattgtttgtttttgtgcgtgCGCCTCGAGCTGCTTCAAAAGAAGCACGACTTCAAATCTTTTCCCGAGGAGGTTTTTGGCAGGTGTGCTTGTAGATGTTGCAATATTACAGAAGGAGGCCCGAATCTTTTCAAAGCCTTTCGACTGCACCCTCGATGACGCTCA containing:
- the LOC133469757 gene encoding carbohydrate sulfotransferase 15-like isoform X2, coding for MDSSLASSKSWPPAARRQSQTVSRMDYKYTLLGAQGDDYCKRPLLLQVDTAPANLFAVLEVKAELPRRRSAPASFRRARLCGVLLGAAVTFVIMASYVLTGGGKDPLLTPSSYHRLLSPPGPFAFDLSSAKDYAQLQPVLKSIASKVEFRAGRQLPELKALIRSEQHMFSVTPRQFLPGFRNPCWYEEYAGNVTSDPYRTNLYARYARSFRTVFQHLRSTFRNHLLSRDGKLLRIRCLPYFYIIGQPKCGTTDLYDRLRLHPDVKFSTFKEPHWWTRKRFGIVRLSEGFHDRYPVEDYLDLFDQAAHLIQGSPAANGSGTPGRPDVIIGEASASTMWDNNAWVYFYDNATTGGEPPFLIQDFVHALQPEARFVVMLRDPVERLYSDYLYFGIANKSAEDFHEKVSESLQLLDGCLADYTLRSCAYNTTVNNAMPVRLQVGLYAVYLLDWLSVFGRDQILVLRLEDHASNRKYTMHTVFRFLGLGPLSQQMESELNGSPASNSRRPADKNLGPMLPATQLVLRHFYAPFNRKLAQVLRNDSFLWDARP
- the LOC133469757 gene encoding carbohydrate sulfotransferase 15-like isoform X1, yielding MLVSLPVREASSEEVASCHHLIMDSSLASSKSWPPAARRQSQTVSRMDYKYTLLGAQGDDYCKRPLLLQVDTAPANLFAVLEVKAELPRRRSAPASFRRARLCGVLLGAAVTFVIMASYVLTGGGKDPLLTPSSYHRLLSPPGPFAFDLSSAKDYAQLQPVLKSIASKVEFRAGRQLPELKALIRSEQHMFSVTPRQFLPGFRNPCWYEEYAGNVTSDPYRTNLYARYARSFRTVFQHLRSTFRNHLLSRDGKLLRIRCLPYFYIIGQPKCGTTDLYDRLRLHPDVKFSTFKEPHWWTRKRFGIVRLSEGFHDRYPVEDYLDLFDQAAHLIQGSPAANGSGTPGRPDVIIGEASASTMWDNNAWVYFYDNATTGGEPPFLIQDFVHALQPEARFVVMLRDPVERLYSDYLYFGIANKSAEDFHEKVSESLQLLDGCLADYTLRSCAYNTTVNNAMPVRLQVGLYAVYLLDWLSVFGRDQILVLRLEDHASNRKYTMHTVFRFLGLGPLSQQMESELNGSPASNSRRPADKNLGPMLPATQLVLRHFYAPFNRKLAQVLRNDSFLWDARP